A window of Odocoileus virginianus isolate 20LAN1187 ecotype Illinois chromosome 3, Ovbor_1.2, whole genome shotgun sequence genomic DNA:
CTCCAGGGGAAAAGGCAGGCTGACAGGCTGTTTACAGACAGGAAAAGTGAGGCTCTTTGGGCTTCAGGTTGGACCCAGGGTTGCCTGGCCTGGAGCATCTATTAAGCTGACAGTGTGACAACTACACCGCTTTCCCCACCAGTGGCTCTCAAAGCCTTTCCAACCTGTCTCGGCTCCTTCCTGAGGTTGAGATTCGGGTCTCCATCTCTGCCCACAGTGGCTGAGCACTGAGCACGTGGCTGCGGGAGACAGCAGCAGGGGGCTGGGCTCAGGCGGTGCAGGTGGACAAGGGCCCAGAGCCGGAGTCTCCCCAGGTGTGCTGTAGGCTGGACTGTGGAGGCAGCCCTttgtcctgggattctcctgtATTGGGCTGAGGGGTTCCTAACAGAGCCCCACTGTCTCTGAGCCCCCACACACCTCACTGTGGCACCCTGGTTCTGGCCCTCATGCTCTACCCTGCTATCTCAAAGGGACCGTGGCCCCCAGGGGCTCCCGTGAGGGAGACACCCCAGGCAGGGTGTGGGGACCTTGCTTTCCTCACCTGTAGACTGGGAGCTTCCATGGGCCACTATCCCTAAAGCAGCTCATGGGAACCCCCACCCCCCGAGGAGGAGTCAGGCTGAGGAACAGGTCATGCAGTGTGGGAACCTTCAGCTCCTGTGCACTTTTAGGTGCCAAACCTCAAAATGTAAAGCAGTGGGTGCTGTGATTGACCTAAGAAGCCATGTACACCACACTGCATGTATTTCGAGGCCCACCTGGGGTAAGGGAGCATCTGAGCAGAAGCCTGAGCCCTGCTCCCCAGGCTGCTAGAGTGGAGGCTGGCGATGGTCCCTGGTTCCTCATCTATGCAAGGAAGGGTGGGCACTGGGAGTGTGGCTCCCTGCCCAGCTCTCTCCTTCCTCACCACTGAcctgccaccccctccctcccaggccaaGCGCGCTGGGGTGACCTGCATCGTCCTGCCAGCTGAGAACAAGAAGGACTTCTATGACCTGGCTGCCTTCATCACTGAGGGCCTGGAGGTGCACTTCGTGGAGCACTACCGCGAGATCTTTGACATCGCCTTTCCTGAGGAGAGGGCCGAGGCCCTGGCGGTGGAGCGGTGACAGCAGCCCTTGGTACCCTTGTTCTGATGCCAGAACTGCATCCCGGGAGGGGCTCTGGGCAGCTGAGCCCCAGGAAGCTTGGGGGAGACTGGAAGCCCGATCTTAATTATGGCTGAATCAGTGTATTTAATTATGATTAAAAACCGTTTCCAGTACTGCTTGGCTGTGGCCTCTTTTGTTGCCTACCACCCCCCTCACCAGGGTGCTCCAGGGGTGGGATCCCCTTCATTCTCAACGGTGAACTACCCTCCCATTTCCAATGGCAGCACAGAAACGCCGAGTTTTTGGCAAGATTTATTGTGAACAGAGGGGAAGGGCTCAATCCTTCTTGGCTGCCGCTTTCCTCATGGCTGCCAAGACGTTGCTcagctcctctctcttcctcttcgcGCGGATGTGTGTCCCCACCTGCCGGGCAAGGGGGGCCGTGAGCCTGAGCCCCGAGTCCCAGACCGGGTCCCGCACGGGAGCCCCACCTACCCTCTTCTTGATGAACTTGAGGGCCCGCTTGTCCTTGGAGACCTTGAGCAGCTCCATGGCGCGTCGCTCGTAAGGGGCGAAGCCACACACCTCCCGGATCATGTCCCGCACGAACTTGGTGTGTTTGGTGAGACGCTGCGCGAAGCCGGGGCGTCAGCAGTCTGCCGCCGAAGGAAGcccagaccccccaccccccaatctcATCAGCACCAAAGCGGCGCTTCACGCCCGGCTCTCTGCACGGGCAGTCCCAGGACCCAGAACACTGTCGTCCTGCACACAAACTGGGCACCGTGGAGTTGGCGCCGCTTAACCAAGAGATGCACACACAAGCCCTCCCCTCGAGGCCACGATTCCTCAACACGAAAATCAAGGAATCCACTTTCCCTCCACGTTTCAACCCGGATCCATGCACCGTCCTACTCGGCAAACTCCTGTTCATGCTTCAAAACCGGCTCCCAAGTCGCTCCCGCCCCAGCTTCCGAATCCACGGCGCGGGGGAGGGTCCCGGTACGTGGCCCCGGTGGGCGTCCGCAGAAAAGGGGAACACACAGGAGGGTAACCAGTCTTTCCGCTCTCTCCTATGGCCAGCCTCACCTTTTCCCCCCTGCTTAAAACACCAGGATTCCCGCGGCCCTCGATACCCCGACGGCGCTCCGGGAGCCTctgcccaggccctgccctccgCCTGGAAGGCTTCCTACCCACTAACCGCGCGCCCTGGTACTCACCCCGCGGCGGCGGCTGTGCCTCGGCTTGCCCACGTTCTTGGTCACCTTGTGACCCTTGTTGAGGCCCACGGCCATGGGGTAGCGCAGAGCCATGGCTGCGGACAGAAAAGGGGAGAAGGGATGTGGGTGAGCTCCGGCTGGGTGCCAACTGCCTGGAACCCCGCGCTTCGGCTCCCACGGGTTTGCTCGCTGCACTCAGCCATCCCTTGGGTTGCCTGGGACACCCAGGGTGCGGATGGCAACGGATGCTACTAGCGAGAGTGTTTACGAACCTGCTGTTCTACAATGGCTGCCGCGGCGGAAGGACCTCCGACGAGCGGAACTCTGGGATATCTACCAGCTCGCGGGCGGTGCGGGCCAGAGAGGCAAGAATGGCTCGGGCTCCCCCTCGTGGCTTGGAGGAGTCCCTGGGGGCTCTCTGAGCATGCGCGAACAGACACCCAAAGAGAGCTAATTTGCCCCAGCAAGCCTTCATCTTTAGTCGGACCGGGTGGGCGTGACTATGGCGGCGGTGCAACCCTCCGCTGGTGGGTTGAGAGTTGGAATCCTACCTCTGCCGCCACCTGGTTGGCCCAGCGCCAGGGACTTCACCTCCCACTACCAAAATTTCTCCATTTATAGAAGAATGACAAAAATAGTACCTATTCCGAACTGAGCAAGATATAATGACACCtggcacaaaataaaattttcactaaCGGAGGAATTGGTTTTACGGTACATGAAGCCAAGTTCTGGACTAGCGCTAAGGAAAGTGCTGTGATATAGTGCCCCGGGTGGCACTtgatatatgcatgtgtgctaggtcgcttcagtcgtgttcgattcTGTgggaccctaaggactgtagcccgccaggctcctctgtccatggaattctccaggcaagaatactggaatgggttgccatttcctcctccaggggatcttcccagggatggaaccctcgtcTCATGtccgcctgcactggcaggtggctctttaccactagcgccacctggtgtAATTTTAGGGGCAGAGATAGGAGGCATGAGGGGAACAAAATCTTCCCCCCTCcccttgtttttatctttcaatcctGTTTATCTCCAAGAGTCAGTATCAGTTTGGGGCTGATCTGTTTGGGGGTTACCCCTTCGAACATCCGCTTATCTTGGTGCCTTGGAGAACCAACAGTAGCTTGCATTTTATAACACTGTTTTCATGCTACAGTTTTAATCTTTATAGTTACTTTTCCTTTATGCAAGCAGTGCTGGTTTACCATTCTAAGGAAAGtctccattttaaatttattaatgtaaatatcagtggtgtgcacatgcacacattgcCTTAAAGAGGGATAGTCTGTTGTAGGAATCTCAGCTTCTGCCACCAACTTCCCcgctctgtttcctcatccataaaatgataataatgatagCACTGACTTCTGGTTGCAAAAATTCCATGTGGTCACGAATGTCAAGTGCATAGTGCTTGATACAGGTGATCATTATTGGGGCATAAATCACGTGCTTCATGCTGCAAATAACGCCTTTGGCCCACAAGCGGTTCCCTTTCTTTCCATCCCTGATTTCCTGGATGAGGTCCACCTGTCTCAAAGCCTCCGTTTCTCCACCTGTGAATGAAGTTGAGCATTCTGACATAAATATATCATAGACATCCCTCTTCACCTCCTGCCACAAGCAAACTGGAAGGAACCTGAACAGCGGATGTGCAAGGGAAGAAGGGTTTTTATTATCAAATGGGAGGTTGGACCTAGCCTAGAACATgttcttttcctcctccctctcctcagaCCCCAAGAGCAACTCAAGAGCTTTGAGGGCTCCCTTGCTTGGGGAAAGGGTTGGAGGATGCTCCGAGGCTGGCTGAATGGAAGGAACAAAGCGGGAGGCAGTGGGTTTAGGTCACAGATAGAGAGGGCTCcaagggtggctcagtggtggtaTGACCTGTTGGATGTGGCCGGGGCTCTGGGGCAAGTCACatcgcctctctgagcctcagtttgttcatctgcaaaatggaagcaGCTCTCATATCATCAGTAACAGCTAAGAAGACTGAGGTAATACTTACTTCCTGACAAGATGCCTGGTACACTCCGACTTCTGCTTGTTTTCAAGTGTTGGTAGTTTTCCTCGGGTTTACTTTTGTGTCTTTATGACTTTCTCTTGGTCCTTGACTACCTGCTCAGAAGTGTCTTCAGTGTGTGTCCCGGCTCCAGGACGGTTGGCTGGAGGATCGTCTTCTGGGAAGATGAAGGGGCCTCAAGCCCAGCGGCTCAGGCAGCAGGGGGAGTCGTTATGTTGAGCTCCTGGCGGACGAACCAGGCCCTCGAGTGTGGCATCCAGCTGCGGAGCAGGCAGAGCAGGTGGAAGCGCCACGGGTAGAAGACGCCGGAGGCACGTGTGGCGCCTCCGCGGATCACAGCCAGGGCTGCCTTGGGCCCTGGAGTCGCCTTTACCCTCGTGATGCCCCTGGGGACGGGAGGGTATGCTGGGGACTGCAGCTGGGACTGAGCAGCCCAGTCACAGCCCTTCCCAGGCCGGCCTGGCCCTGCCTCGCGTCCTGGGCCTCACCTGACTCCCTCGGCGGCTGAGGCACGGTCTCGGAGACCCAGAACGCACATGGTAATGGCCACATTCACTTCCTGCACGTCCAGCTCCCGCCGGAGAGAACTGAAGAAGCTGTCCAGTGCGAACTTGGCTGCCGAGTAggggctggagaaggaagtgggcaCCCGGCCTGGGGGCACAGGAGGGCAGTGACTTAGCGGCTGAAGCCTTCCTGCCCCCTCCGGGTTCGCCTGCATCAGCCCTTGTGGCTTCCCCACGCCCTGCCCCAGGGACACGCACCGAGCAATGAGGACACCACCACCAGGGAGCCCTTGCTGTCAGTCAGGCTCGGCAGCGCCGAAGATGTCAACTGCACGTAACTTAGGAAGTTCACCTGGAGGCGGCGACTGTGAGTCACCGGGCGGAGAAGGAATCCAAGCCCAGATGGGGAGGGGCGAAGGCCTTGATAGGCAGGGGCGGGGCTTGAGGACTGGGACGGCGTTCTAAATGTGTGGGACAGTGGGAGCATTGGCCGGGGGACTGAGCGCCAAGGGGGCGGAGCCTAGAACCAGGAAAGGCGGGGTCCGGAGTCCCGAGGGGACTGATGGGAACGGGGAGACGGCGGAGTCCGGTGGGAGGGCGGGGCCAGGGCCACGAGGGGGCGGAGTACCTGCATGAGCCAGCGTGTCGACTGGGAGCTGCGGACCCGCATGCCTGCTGGGGCGGCGCCGAGGTGGTTCAGCACCAGGTAGTCCAGCCCTCCTGGCCCGGAGAGGCCCGTCAGTCTGGAGCTAGTCCTTGAGGCTCCGTATCCCCCGGCCCTATGAGACACCGCCCCGAGCCCTGACCCCTGAACTAGCGAAGCTCCGGCCAGAGCACGGACTCAGTGAGTTCTGACCCAGGcactgccacaactaagatcaaaGAGAACCCGTTCTACTCCCTAACCAGGCTTCAACCCTCATCCAATGGCCCGGGTCCAGAGTTCCACCCACTGGATGGGTTCCACCCACTGGATGCCATGAGGCTCCACCCCCTAGTCACGCCCCCGGAGCCATAAATCTCCGCCCTCAGACGGCTGTTACTATCACACCCCCGCCCCAATTTGGGTCTTGCCCCTAAAGCCTAGACCGAGGTCCCAGactccaggccccgcccctcacccAGCTTGTCCAGCGCGAACTGCACCACGCGCTCGGGCACCTCAGGGGAGGCCATGTCCGCAGCGATGTAGAAGACCTTGGGAGCGCCCAGCTTCCGGCAGTTCCCTACCACCTGGGGGGGCCAGATCTGCCCGTGGGCCCCTCCACCCCAACTGATCCCCCTCCACCTGTTGGCTCCATGAGGGCCCCAGCCTGAAGCCTCTCCTCCCCTTCAATGAGCCTCGGATTCCATTTAACATTATCCCCAAAGCTTTACCACTGGGATAGCAATCTGGCAGCTCACGGGTGAGAATGGGGGACATTTTTGCTTGTTcaatcatcaaaatttaaaattcaggagATTTCAAATAAATCTTGAGATTGCTGACCTCTTGAAGTTTTGGAAGGTTTGTCCCCAGGAGATGTATTTATGTGAGGAGAAACGCTTACCCACCTCACTTTTGCCCTTGAGAACCCGAGCTACCAGCACAGCCTTTGTTCACTATCATTACTCTCCTTCAGTGAGAAAAACTCGCTTTACAACTATCTTACTGCTTCAGTCCcacaccagaacccaggagaagGTACTTTTCTTGTCTCTGACTCGCAAATAAGGAAACTACGGCTCAGAGAGATTAGGTGACCTGCCCAGCATCGCATAGGAAGCCCGAATGCTTGTAGGGGTTCAAACTCAATCCCtgttccccactccccacccctgaaATGAAGTGTCTCACCTGCTGCAGGAAAGCTTCGGTGTGGGCAGTGAGCACTAGGTGGGAGCCTAGGCGCGCGTAGTGATACGCCAGCTCTTCCCCTACGCCGGCATTGACTCCGGTCAGTAGCACACGGGCTCCCTGGAGGCTGGCTGGCAGTGAGCAGGGGTGGTCAGCTCAGGGGATGGACAGGATAGCCAGaccatccctccctcctccacaccCGGGAACTTACCTGGGTCAAAGTTGTCATCCCAGTAATAGGCAAAGAACAGGGCTCCCAGCCCCGTGAGGAGCAGCACCTTCATGGCCCTCTCTGGGTCTGCAGTGGGAAAGAGGGCGGCCCACACAGGCCTGGCCCAGAGTTAAACCCCAGTCACACCCATTTTCCCAACGGCGTCTTTGTTCGAACAGCAAGTGATGAtgtccccagccctggccctggccccttTTTAATGTCTCCATAGCTACCACCTGGTCCAGGTCATCATCCAGCTCACCTGAGCCACTGCAGCAATCTTACCTGCTGAAAACCCTGCCTGTTTCACTTAGGACAAAAGGCGGGTGATCAAAAAGACCCTGCTTGGATCAGCCCCTCTCGTTCACTCTGCTTGGCCACATTAGCCTCGTCACTGATCATAGGAACCAGCCAGTCATcatcctgcctcagggcctctgcACCGGCTGTTCCCTCTGCGAGGATGCTCTTCCCAAGTACAACCCAATTGCTCTCTCTTTCAAGTCTCGCGGCAACCACCTCAGAGGGCGCTTGCCTGGCCTCCTTCTCTACAGCACCTCTCTTCCTGATCCTCCTCTGTTCCTTACCTGTGGAACATTCATCTCCTTCTCAGTACTTGTCATCCCCTGAAATGATGATTTATTACCTGCCCAGGCTCCTTCTCTCCCCTTAGACTCACTTCCATGAGGgcggaaaggaaaaagaaacctgcttctgttttgctcactttttttttttttttaatgttttggccaTGcttcatgcagcatgtgggatcttagctccccgaccagggatagaatccaagccccctgcagtggaagcgcagagtcttaaaccctataccactagggaagtccccgtTTTGCTCACTTTTGGATCTTCAGTGCCCCAAACCACCAGACTTGTAGCAGGTGCTCAATAGATAGACTGATCCAGAGCGATATGAGGAATGTGGGAAGTGAGAAATGGGGGAGCCCAGAAAGACAACTCTATCTGGAGACACCCAGAAGGAATTGGACACTCAGGACTAGCTTGGAGATGGAGGTGTCCATTTCATCAGGGTCAAGATGTGACTTCAGCTGTGGGAGTTGATTTACTTGTATCTCAGGGAGAAGGCATAAGAGAGAAAAGCCAGCTAATTAAAGTTCAGGTGGCCATGGGTTTCCCCTGAAAAGGGCACAGGCCCATTCCATCTTGGGGTTTCTATCTGAACTGCACGGGCAAAGATTAGAGGCCATAGGGATCTCTGTCCAAAAAAATTTGGCATGTCTCTTGCTGCTCCAAACCCTTCGAGGGTTCACCACTTCCCCGAATGGAGACACAGCAGGTCTGGcccctgcctccctgtccatccttaTCTCCCCCACTTCCCATCCATAAATCTACCAATTCTCAGAGAAGTGAACTCCTCGCCTTAACCCAGTTACGGCAGCATCCCCTCAGCAAAGAACGCTCTCCCACCTCTCCCCATTTCCAGGGAAAGCCTTGAAGCCCCTCAGCCCAACAACCTTCTTCTCAACCCGGTCCTGATCACAGCAGCCCCGCAGCGGTTACCTGGCAAGctagggaggtgggggggggggggggggaggagggcggcgaatggatgaatgggtgaatgaaaTAGCTAGGTTGTGAAGGGGGCTGAAAAGGGGGAACCCAGATCCTCGCAGAACCCACTGGCCTCCTGACATTGCTGGGCCTGAGTTTCTCCTGTAGACAAAGGGGGCGTGCGACCCACTTGCACGTTCCCAACCGCGCATTCACTCACTCAGGTTTGTTTCTCCCAATGTCCagaggggccgggggccgggctTAGGAGCAGCGTGCGCGCCCCTCCACCCTCACTTCATGGCCGTGTCCCCGGGGCTCGAACCGCGCCCCCCGCGTAGGGTCTGAGTCACGTGACTCCGAACCCCCCCTCCTCGCGGGGAGGGGCTAGACTGTGGGGGACTCAGCTCCAGGCATTGCCAGGCAACAGCCTCCTTCCTAGCTCTTCCCCTGACCCCACCCCTTAGGGAAGCCCCAACCCCGACTCGATCAAGTGACCAAAGCCCCGCCTATCAGACAATTCCGCCCTCGTGTTGCCGTGACAAccggcaggcagactcttcctAAGCCTGGGCCCATAGTATGTCGCGCGGGCGCGGGTGGATCTCCCTCAGGCCTCACTCATGACACCTGAGTTCTATTTCCTTCACGTCACCAGGGCCGTGCCGCGCCCGACTGCATTTCCCAGGAGGCTTGGCAGCTAGACGAACCGTCCGGCGCCTCACGGGAAGTGATGACTCCTTTTCCCAGACAGCTTTGCGGTGGCCGGTCCTTGAGGACTAATCTTCGCGGAGACGTCTTTTGCAGTCGGACCGCAGCCCACCTTTGGTTTCTCGGAGCCGAGACTCCGACTCCCGGAAGCCTTTGCGGCTGACAAGAGACTACGCGTCCCAGAGGCCCCTGCGGCGCCGCAACCGGAAGCGGCGGGCGAACCGAGTGTCCTTGCGCGCGGAACCGAGCGATCATGGTACCCCGAGTTTGGTCTCTGATGAGGTTCGTGGGGTCACCGGGCGGGCCTCAAGCCCCCGAAGATGTTCCCTTCTGCGGGCACCCGGCATCTGGTTTGCTCCCGATCGCCTCTTTGCTGCCCGTAGTGTCAGATCTCCCGTGTCTGTTCAGACAGGGTGGAGCTTCTCCACTTCCCGCTTTCTAGCGAGTCCTTGCCTTCGCACTCTGTATACTAGACCCCTCCGTGTCTCAGTTGCCGGCTCTGTAATATGGGAGTGCCGCACGCATTTGTTGCGAGGTTAAAGGGACACTTAGAAACCTCCCGCGGGTTCCTCTCG
This region includes:
- the RPL36 gene encoding large ribosomal subunit protein eL36, which encodes MALRYPMAVGLNKGHKVTKNVGKPRHSRRRGRLTKHTKFVRDMIREVCGFAPYERRAMELLKVSKDKRALKFIKKRVGTHIRAKRKREELSNVLAAMRKAAAKKD
- the HSD11B1L gene encoding hydroxysteroid 11-beta-dehydrogenase 1-like protein isoform X2; the protein is MKVLLLTGLGALFFAYYWDDNFDPASLQGARVLLTGVNAGVGEELAYHYARLGSHLVLTAHTEAFLQQVVGNCRKLGAPKVFYIAADMASPEVPERVVQFALDKLGGLDYLVLNHLGAAPAGMRVRSSQSTRWLMQVNFLSYVQLTSSALPSLTDSKGSLVVVSSLLGRVPTSFSSPYSAAKFALDSFFSSLRRELDVQEVNVAITMCVLGLRDRASAAEGVRWRNGGFETGGPHPGNQGWKEREPLVGQRRYLQHEARDLCPNNDHLYQALCT
- the HSD11B1L gene encoding hydroxysteroid 11-beta-dehydrogenase 1-like protein isoform X4, yielding MRVRSSQSTRWLMQVNFLSYVQLTSSALPSLTDSKGSLVVVSSLLGRVPTSFSSPYSAAKFALDSFFSSLRRELDVQEVNVAITMCVLGLRDRASAAEGVRGITRVKATPGPKAALAVIRGGATRASGVFYPWRFHLLCLLRSWMPHSRAWFVRQELNITTPPAA
- the HSD11B1L gene encoding hydroxysteroid 11-beta-dehydrogenase 1-like protein isoform X1, with translation MKVLLLTGLGALFFAYYWDDNFDPASLQGARVLLTGVNAGVGEELAYHYARLGSHLVLTAHTEAFLQQVVGNCRKLGAPKVFYIAADMASPEVPERVVQFALDKLGGLDYLVLNHLGAAPAGMRVRSSQSTRWLMQVNFLSYVQLTSSALPSLTDSKGSLVVVSSLLGRVPTSFSSPYSAAKFALDSFFSSLRRELDVQEVNVAITMCVLGLRDRASAAEGVRGITRVKATPGPKAALAVIRGGATRASGVFYPWRFHLLCLLRSWMPHSRAWFVRQELNITTPPAA
- the HSD11B1L gene encoding hydroxysteroid 11-beta-dehydrogenase 1-like protein isoform X3; the encoded protein is MKVLLLTGLGALFFAYYWDDNFDPASLQGARVLLTGVNAGVGEELAYHYARLGSHLVLTAHTEAFLQQVVGNCRKLGAPKVFYIAADMASPEVPERVVQFALDKLGGLDYLVLNHLGAAPAGMRVRSSQSTRWLMQVNFLSYVQLTSSALPSLTDSKGSLVVVSSLLGRVPTSFSSPYSAAKFALDSFFSSLRRELDVQEVNVAITMCVLGLRDRASAAEGVSWMPHSRAWFVRQELNITTPPAA